Genomic window (Vitis riparia cultivar Riparia Gloire de Montpellier isolate 1030 chromosome 4, EGFV_Vit.rip_1.0, whole genome shotgun sequence):
ATCTATTGACATCTCCCAGGCTCCCAAGGAGACGAGCAAGCATCACCATGAACACACCATCCAGCTCTGGAATGAGATCCAAGGATGGCATTCACAGTTTGAAAAGCTTGTGACCCATGAAAAACAATACATCCAGGCACTCAACAGCTGGTTGAAGTTAAATCTAATCCCCATTGAAAGCAGCTTGAAGGAGAAAATCTCATCTCCTCCGAGACCTCAACACCCTCCCATCCAGGCCCTCCTTCACTCATGGCATGACTCTCTGGAGAAGCTTCCTCATGAGCTTGCCAAATCAGCAATCTCCTCCTTTGCTGCTGTGATAAAAACCATCATCCTTCATCAGGAGGAAGAGATGAAACTAAAAGAGAAGTGCGAGGAGACCCAAAAGGAGTATTCGCGCAAGCATCAAGCATTTCAGGACTGGTACCAGAAATACATGCAGCGTAGGACCCCGCCAGATGAAACAGACCCTGAGAAGGGCGACGAAGCCAATCCCAAGGACCCCATCTCAGAGAAACAATTTGTGGTGGAGAGCTTGAAGAAGAAGTTGGAAGAGGAAGTTGAAGCTCACCAAAGACATTGTGTTCAGGTGAGGGAGAAATCACTGGGAAGTCTCAAACTTCGGTTGCCTGAGCTCTTCCGGGCCTTGACAGACTACACTCATGCCTGTTCTGATGCCTATCAAAGATTGAAGGCCATCACTCAATCACAAAGCGTAAATGGTGTTTCTTCTTAACAATGcgagatttttctttttttcttttttgtgcttTAAGTTAAACCTCTCCTCGGCTAAGTTTTTGTTTCAGACACCCTTTTCTTCGTCTGCAGTATCTATAGTCTTTCTTGTTCATCTGTAGAAATATTGTTATATATCCGATCATGGGCCCCCAAAGGGGACTATCTGAATTTGGAGCctaaaaattaaagttcaatGCATTTCTAGAAAAGGTCAAAGAGGACTGAGAAGTGAGCCAAAGggtgttttaatttttcttgaacTGATGAGTTCAGCATAAGGACCAATTCACTTGCTGACATTATACATGTACCAAGTCTTAATTATGTGGAAAGCTGAATGCCATTGGATCAAGAGTGAACAATATTTATACGATTGAGAGCGAAAAATTACAAAAGCAATAAGATTATTTGTAGGGCATATATAACATCATATGattcaatatcaaaatttaaccaCATTTCCCAAACCTATTAGAAAATTCCTCCTAATCCATGACCCTTAATgcttttggatttatttttccatttcaagCTCAACCTCAAAATGTCTTGAACTACAATCCAAGTCTTAAAACTGTTGGCAAATTTTTATGGCTCAAATGTTTGAAGATTGACCCTGACCAGTcagatcatcatcatcatttttttgaaCTTTAGAGAAGCTTCTTTCACTAAAATAAGTAGTGTGAAAGAAGGAAATTGGGCTGCAGCTATCAAAAATAGACCCTTGAGGCTGGCTTAATTTGACAATTCAAAGTCTGTTGCACTTGCATTACACATTGACTTCACCTCTTAGCCATCACTTTTTACCTTATTTTACccttctattttctaattttatatttggttttggtTTACTTGTTAAGACCCAACTCCCAAAAtcagtaaaatataaataaaaaaaaattgataaatatttgttaatttacATTGTCAACTTGAAGTTTTACcatttttggtaaaaatatgGGCTTATCTATCTTGTGCCAGACAgatttctaagatttttttGTGGGCTTTTTGTGAAGCGAGAGAAAGGAAAGAGTCGGCCAATGAGAAGAGCCAAGTCGAGGACTTAGACAATTATTATATGTAGACGAACCTCGTGGAGAGACAGCCTCGAATTGAAGGGCAGAAGTCTGGCCATGCTTACATTTGCTGGAAATGGGGATCAAGCTCTGGTCGAATTCTCGCGGCAAAAGCGTCCGATTGGGCGACTGCAATTCGGGGTCGAAGTGGAGACtactttggagaaaaataaagcaagaaaacaagaaaattttccataattCTACCCCTCCATCGCGTCTGGCGTCTTATGACATGGACTCCTACTCGCAGAATTTCGATCAAGGCCCAGGGTGGACGGATCCTGAAAACAGGTTCAGGTCCTTCTCCGCACGCTTCGCTGTTCCATCCAAGATTTTGCAAGATAATGACCTTATGGATCGATGTTGATACATAATGGTATATCTGTTTTCTTTACTATACTGCTATGAAATCCTTCTACTCCTTCATACTCTATTGCCTACCTTTGAGCTAagtccctttttttcttttcttttcttcttctttttaagcCTAGTTGTTAATAGAATAGGAGGCACCAGAACAAGACCAAGAGGAAAAGCTTGGATGTCCCCCACCTTTTTTCCCCCCTAAATTtggggctttttttttttatcttttccctTTGGGCCACAAATAAGTTATCCTTTTTCTATATGTGGAAAGCACAATGATGAAAGCACAAGGAATCTTGCAGGATTTGTCTGggtttttaggttatgtttttggttgtgaaaaatataagaaaaaatgtgagagaaaaaaaataaaaaggaaagaaaaaacaagagaaaataataataaatttaaaatcaataaattatttttatatgttaattcaaactcattttacttattttcacttttcaatataaagattaaataatttaaaaatatataaaattttaattaatcttacttatatgttattttctttattattttttatatgacaatcaaatatgaaaaaattatttttcttagtattttttttttcttaatatttttcgaaaccaaacataaccttaatatgGGTTTGGATCGAGGGTATTAGAGATTCAAATGGCTCCATCATGAGAGTAGTAAACCAACTTGGGAGTTGGGACTGTTCTCAATTTACCTATGGCTTTACCCCTTATTCTTCAAGGTGATGAGAATGTTGACAGACCTGCCAATATTcgcttttatcattttttttttttttttagattgataTAATGCTTACTTTTTATAATCAAAAGGAATTTAAGTATACATACTCACAAATTAGTACTAAAACTTGGTTGGACCGATCAATTGATAGCTAAGACCAACTCAATTCCGGGTAACCCAAGAAACTCAATCCAAATTCTACATTTATTacttaatcttaattttttaaattcggATGGAACTCGGGTTAATTAGATTATATGATTTAAACCTCAcctataataatttttacatttttttatatatttatatcaaaatttaaataataaatgagataattttaagataatatcaaaataaataaaaataaatttatatatatttgtaaaaaatatagaaacctcTTTTCCTTAAAAGgaagaataaataatatatattttattatatagaatattataaattataattgttcaaattttttttccaacccAACCTAAATtagattcaaattaaaaaacatataaataaattctaatcccaatattaaaaatgattacaCAAACCAAATCGaggttggtttttttattttcctttttctttaaataattttatctttattaaaatgAAGTCCATCAGATTCCAAGAAAGCCCACACTTTTCCATTActagtcaaatattttgatgatatatttCCAGAGCAGGACTACACCTATGGGCCCCACACCAaacttttatttcaattttgattaaattttctCCATCTTTTTCATGGATCTTCATTTTGATCAAATTATCCCATTCTTTTTGTTGCGCTTGTGTGTGTGGACATGTTGATAATCTCTATATAATCTACACATTAAAGTTAATCAAAGTTAGATTTGTTGTGTAAAAGTAAAGATATCAAAAATAGTTTCATGAGGTTCAACCAATTATTTTAATCTAAGTTTGCCTAATGGTATCATTCCTTCAttgatcaaatttttcaatttttggaaaGTATTCTTTGGAGAAGTTTTCATTTCTTCAAATTAACGatgtaatttaatttagaaactgcttttaaaataattttctaaaagtacaaaaaaataaatttttgagaatttattttaaaagcaaggtttttttagaacaaatttagaTATGTAAATGTGTAGTTCTTTTAAGAAGAATAAgctcaaaaaaatatttttttttgttttgagttctcgaaaactattttttaaaaacattcccATTTAGGaactaaatttcaaaaataatttcaatttgagTATAAAAGTGCATTTGACAGtgattaaaaaaagtatttttagtttttttaacatattagaaaaagtaaaaacactTCTCAGAATTActgtcaaatgcactcttatagtgtgtttgataatatttctagtctttctaactcttgaaaatatttattttttaaatattagaaatattaaaaacactttcaaaatcattttcaaacacactcttaatccATAAAATAGTGTAAAATTTCgttgggaaaaaggaaaaacaagtttGCCATAATTCCATGCAGCTGTATCTTAGACATCCTAGAAGAGTAGCTCACATTTATCCCTTTCCCAAATCACAGAAAGGCAGATACAGGCAAGCTCCCAAAATGCAATAAGATAAAAGCAAATGTTCAATAATCTCAAGAACCCAGACCTATAATTAGATATTGTGAATCAATCTGGATATGGATGTAAACATTCacttttcaagatttttcttgATATGAAGGCTGTGAAAATTTTATCCCTTTTTCacatttataataataagatCAAAGCAGTTTTTAAATGGTAAAATCTTAAATGTGTTCTTCTGAAAATGGAAGCAAGAAATTATGTCATACTGCAGCTGGTTTGCTGGCTCCATGCTTACAGGGAACTCCTTGGTTACGATTCTTCAACTCATCTCCAGCCACAAGGAAGAAAGCAGTGTGCCTGAAAAACAAAACCAGATATGCAATGTGTTCTAATTTTGGAATGAAAGATGCTGTTTAGGTATCAATTGAGAAAGCGACCAATGAGAGGCTAATTAGGGGGGAGTTTAATTTACCTGAAAAAATTCatcattttggtttttgaatCTGCATCAATTTCTGTGACACCATCCAGTGCTTGTTGCATGTGATGCAACCACCTCTCCGCAGCTTGGTGGGTGACGGGGAATGGCCGATGACGTCCAATCAGCGCTGGATGGCCtgcagaaaataattttaaggatCTCATTTGACATACCATTTAATTATTTGTGAAGCTAAAGAATTGCAGATGGCATTAACGTTAAGAACCAAAGCTGCtagatttttgtttcttattaatACTATTTGAAAGATAACCTTGATAGGTGAATCTATATCCTTAAATCACAGTAATTAGCAGGAGGAAGGAGGAAAAAGCATAAGCTGTGAGAGTGTTTGGCATGTAGGTATGAGAATGGAAATGAGTGTGAATCACAATACCATGTGCAGGAGAGAAATCAAAATCCTCACAAGAGTGGGTTTGTTTTCCATGAGAAAGAATTGTTGTTCCTATTCCTATTTCTAATTTGTAATCCAGATGTAGTAATGAATGGGAAATGGAATGGATTTCCCATTTCTATTTCTTATTCTGGCATTCCAAGCACAACCAGAAAGATGATGGTGGAGCTAAACATTCTCTTACTTCTAATCAGTAAGAACTTCAGTTTCTCATGGCTAGAGGACTGAACTAAAGCAGGTAACGACCGAACTAAAGGGCACCTTAGGAACTCTCTAACTGGAATGCACACAATGAGCAGTAATTTTGCATCATGTCATGGTTCAGAATTTACTAGGGTTTAGACTTGCAAAAGAGTTTGCAAACTGCTCCTCTCTCTCGTTGTGTATTTTTCCATATATACTTTTTGCACGTTCCTATTgtagaataaataaaagttggCAGATAAAAAATGCTTCCAGAGAAGCCATATCACAAGTTTAATTCACTTGATCCAAAATGTTAGGTATCTTCTCCCTCAGTTTACagaaaactcaaaatcaaacgGTTTTGACAGTCCAAATTGTTCAATCTATTGCAAAGCCTTCATTTGGAAGCTAAATAGAATACCAGAGGTGAGATCAGAACCCACAAGGTAAGTAGGCCAAACAAATTAAGGTGTGATAAAGAACCACAAGTTGTATCCATTAATGAATCACTACCACTACATTGCTGCCAATTTCAACATTACTGCTTATTTGTGGCAGTAACCATTAGTATGACCAAGAATTATTTGACATTGTGTGTTTGTTTCTTAGCATGATATTTTCTACAATAATAAAGTTTTGTATACCCATGTGCTATTATGACACAATTACCTATGTTAACAAATGTTCTTGACTATTTGGGCGATGTCCTGTTTTTTGTGTCATAATAGCACATGGGTATACAAAACTTTATTATTGTAGAAAATATCATGTTAAGAAACAAACAGGACATTGCTCAAACAGTTGAGAACATTTGTTAACATAGGTAATTTGCATTGTGGACCACCTCATACCATGACTGGTATTCTATTACAAAAATCCACAAGAATGCAAAATAATCTTCCGAGGACAAAAGTTACTCAGTTAACATTCCTCTCCACAGCAGTCACCTGGCAAGAGAATCTAGGAGACCTATTTATTCGTACTATTATATGAAATGTAGCGGTTTTATGAATGAAAACATAGCATGGAAGCTGAATTTCAAGTTAAATTCTGTGTGGAAATGAAAAGGTTTGGAAAGTTGCTCATTTATACTACTTATTCTAGACTATTTGGAGGAAGAGAAGTAGGAGTGCTTTTGAAAACCTTGAAAAAGTAGAACAAGCAATTAAATAGCCCTTCATGTAATTTTTTGGAGTGGGTCGAAGTGTATATAGGTAATAGCTGCTTCACCATGATACTTTGTGGAGTGGCTACATTCTAATTAAGGCATGGTTGTTGCTTTTTGTGTACCATCTCGCCTTGTTTTGGCATTTTGATACCTTTGCATACATCGTGTATGCTTTTGTGCActgttaatatatttgatctTAACCTTTAAAAACAAGAATTGTGTGAAAGCACATGTTCAAAATCAGCTCCATAAGCAGTTCAAGAAAGTGGTGACCTTCAGCCTGATAGAATCTAGGACACCGATATCACTTACTTTCTATAAGAAATGCAAATGACAAAGTTGTGATGAGAGAGCTTTGTCTCTAGTGTTTACGTTCTGGTTGTAACAGGGGCTTGAGAGGGTGAAATAAGAATGAGAACAGTTTAGGAAATCATATTCGCTAAGAACACATATTTCATGGAAGAGGTGAACATATCAACTCAAATTCCATAAACTTAAGATGTGATGAAGGAGAATAAGGATATGTATCAGTTCTATGGATATGAGAGTGACATTTTATGAAGCTACATCTGATTACAAGTATGACAAGATTTGAAAACTTGGTTTAAGGAACATCATGAAAACATGTGAACTGATTATTGCCTACCTTGTGTTATATTGCTAACATATTGAGCTTGTTTTGAGGGACAGAAGGATGTCTATTTGTGAGGCTTTGGCTGTTAcgtaattctttttcttttccacatcTTTTTCTCCAAGCTCTCTCTGATGATATTTATGTGTGGGTATGTATATGCATGTCTTTGTGTTCTGATTTCTTACTGATATTAAAACTTtcatggaaacaattttttgggtACTAACATGATTAATATATGATACAGTGAAAGATGGAGGCACCGGGTGTTTGTGTTGTACAAACCCTAATTTTTCTGATTTGTGATGATCCCAGTCACAATCTAGAGTCAAAAGAATTTGATGTGAAGAATagcattttcataaataaataaataaattgctcCTTACCTTTCCTTTGGGAATATAAAGGGGGCCCTCCCATTCGCTGTACAAAGaattcatattgattctgaatTGCTTCTTCTTTCTTAGAATTAGCAAAAATCAAACGAAACCATTCCTCTTCATCGTCATAAACCCTAATTTCCATATCAAAATAATCATATGGAATCTTATATTAGCTCAAACTAG
Coding sequences:
- the LOC117912091 gene encoding two-on-two hemoglobin-3 gives rise to the protein MQSLQEKASEWSGVSQNDAFEIDNTNLFQKLGLQTFINLSTNFYTRVYDDEEEWFRLIFANSKKEEAIQNQYEFFVQRMGGPPLYSQRKGHPALIGRHRPFPVTHQAAERWLHHMQQALDGVTEIDADSKTKMMNFFRHTAFFLVAGDELKNRNQGVPCKHGASKPAAV